CTGTCGCGAACCGAAGCGAGCGGACGCTAAACCATCGCGACCGCGCCGGCGCAAGAGCGCCGATGCGTCGCGGCGGTCTCGCCGCCGGCTCGGGCATGGACGTTAAATGCCTGCGATGCGCACCGGCACGGACGGAAACGCCCTCCCCTTCATTCCGTGCCAATACTGTCCTATGCTGGCTTTGGCGGGGGCTTTCCGGGAGGGACCCTCATGGCAAGTTGGCAGCCCGATCCATCATTTTATCCATCGCCCAGGATGGCGGCGAAGGCGCCGGCCGAGAAACTCGCCTACGTCGCAGCTTTCGATCCCGATCGCCAAAAGCCCGACGCCATCGCCGTGGTCGACGTCGATCCGACATCGGCGACCTACTCGAAGATCGTCGGCCAGGTCGACATGCCGAACGTCGGCGACGAGCTGCACCATTTCGGCTGGAACGCCTGCTCCTCGTGCCTCTGCCCCAACGCGCCGCATCCGCACATGGAACGCCGCTACCTCGTTGTGCCCGGTCTGCGCTCGTCGCGGCTGCACATCATCGACACCAAGGCCGATCCGAAGAACCCGAAGATCGTGAAGGTCATCGAGCCGGCGGAAGTCGCCGAAAAGGCCGGCTACTCGCGGCTCCACACCATCCATTGCGGACCCGAAGGCATCTACGTCAACGCGCTGGGCAACGCCGAGGGCAAAGCGCCCGGCGGCATCTTCCTGCTCGATCCCGACAGTTTCGACGTGATGGGCCAGTGGGAGATCGACCGCGGCCCGCAGAAGCTCGCCTACGATTTCTGGTGGCACCTCGGTCATGACACCATGATCACCAGCGAGTGGGGCACACCCGACACCTTCGAGAATGGGCTGGTGCCGGAAGTGCTGCTCGGCAGCAATTACGGTCGACGGCTACACTTCTGGGACCTCCACACGCGCAAGCACCTGCAGGAGATTGATTTCGGCGCGGAGCACCAGCTCGTCTTCGAGCTCAGGCCCGCCCACGACCCGACCAAGGCCTACGGCTTCGTCGGCTGCGTCATCAGCCTCAAGGACCTGTCGGCCTCGATATGGACCTGGTATCGCGACGGCGCCAAGTGGGCGGTGAAGAAGATCATCGAGATCCCCGCCGAGCCGGCCGACCCGGCAAAGCTGCCGCCGGTGCTGCAGGGCTTCAAGGCGGTCGCGCCGCTGGTCACAGATATCGACCTCTCGATGGACGACCGCTTCCTCTACGTCTCCTGCTGGGGCACCGGCGACATGATCCAGTACGACGTGTCGGATCCGTTCAACCCGAAGGAGACCGGCCGCGTGCGCATCGGCGGCATCGTCTCGCGCGCCACCCATCCCGGGGCGAAGAACGGCGCGCTTAACGGCGGCCCGCAGATGGTGGAGATCAGCCGCGACGGCAAGCGCGTCTACTTCACCAACTCGCTCTATGGCCCGATCGACCCGCAGTTCTATCCCGAAGGGCTCGACGGCTGGATGGTCAAGCTCGACGTCGGCGACAATGGCGGCATCAGCTTCGACGAGAAGTTCTTCGTCGACTGGCCGAAGGGACATAGGCCGCACCAGGTCCGGCTGGAGGGAGGAGACTGCTCGTCGGATTC
This portion of the Mesorhizobium shangrilense genome encodes:
- a CDS encoding selenium-binding family protein, yielding MASWQPDPSFYPSPRMAAKAPAEKLAYVAAFDPDRQKPDAIAVVDVDPTSATYSKIVGQVDMPNVGDELHHFGWNACSSCLCPNAPHPHMERRYLVVPGLRSSRLHIIDTKADPKNPKIVKVIEPAEVAEKAGYSRLHTIHCGPEGIYVNALGNAEGKAPGGIFLLDPDSFDVMGQWEIDRGPQKLAYDFWWHLGHDTMITSEWGTPDTFENGLVPEVLLGSNYGRRLHFWDLHTRKHLQEIDFGAEHQLVFELRPAHDPTKAYGFVGCVISLKDLSASIWTWYRDGAKWAVKKIIEIPAEPADPAKLPPVLQGFKAVAPLVTDIDLSMDDRFLYVSCWGTGDMIQYDVSDPFNPKETGRVRIGGIVSRATHPGAKNGALNGGPQMVEISRDGKRVYFTNSLYGPIDPQFYPEGLDGWMVKLDVGDNGGISFDEKFFVDWPKGHRPHQVRLEGGDCSSDSYCYP